In one window of Massilibacterium senegalense DNA:
- the ftsX gene encoding permease-like cell division protein FtsX: protein MKAETLKRHIREGVKSIGRNGWMTFASVSAVTVTLLIVGFFLLVLANFNHMASKIESDVEMSVFLKKDTSEEQRKALEQKIKQIPEVGEVKYETKEQQLDRLITDFGEDSKTFESLRSENPLLDAYLIKAKDPHDTKKIATQIEKFPNVDKVNYGAKTVERLFSVLKSLRTFGVILIVGLLLTAMFLISNTIKITIFARRKEIEIMRLVGATNSFIRWPFFVEGLMLGVLGSIIPILVVILGYTAVYDYLNSSVQALLLTMVPVFPLTINISFLLLLLGSLIGIWGSVMSLRKFLKI from the coding sequence ATGAAGGCTGAAACCCTTAAACGTCATATTCGCGAAGGGGTAAAAAGTATCGGTCGTAATGGCTGGATGACATTCGCATCCGTTAGCGCCGTAACCGTAACCTTACTCATTGTAGGATTTTTCTTATTAGTTTTAGCAAATTTCAACCACATGGCTTCAAAAATTGAAAGCGACGTGGAAATGAGTGTATTCTTGAAAAAAGACACATCAGAAGAACAACGAAAAGCATTAGAACAAAAAATCAAACAAATTCCAGAAGTCGGCGAAGTGAAGTATGAAACGAAAGAACAACAATTAGATCGCCTAATTACAGACTTCGGAGAGGATTCTAAAACATTCGAATCGTTACGATCTGAAAATCCATTATTAGATGCTTACTTAATTAAAGCAAAAGATCCACACGATACGAAAAAAATTGCCACACAAATTGAAAAATTTCCAAACGTAGACAAAGTAAACTATGGAGCGAAAACAGTAGAGCGTCTCTTTAGCGTATTAAAATCATTACGAACATTCGGGGTGATTTTAATTGTCGGCTTGCTGTTAACAGCCATGTTCTTAATTTCTAATACAATTAAAATTACAATCTTTGCTCGTCGGAAAGAAATTGAGATTATGAGATTAGTTGGAGCAACGAATAGCTTTATTCGCTGGCCATTCTTCGTAGAAGGTTTAATGTTAGGTGTACTCGGTTCCATTATTCCTATTTTAGTCGTTATTTTAGGATATACCGCAGTATATGATTATTTAAATTCCAGCGTGCAAGCTTTATTGCTGACAATGGTTCCTGTTTTCCCACTAACGATTAACATTTCGTTCCTGTTATTATTACTCGGTTCGTTAATTGGTATTTGGGGAAGCGTTATGAGTTTACGAAAATTCTTGAAAATATAA
- a CDS encoding PDZ domain-containing protein, which produces MDIIVEIGRGIGRFFLHPLTYGFLLIAFTIGLSRVKKERASFHYRIYDVVDDVKLAITGGLIGGLFLSLVTILLGVTIPLSMIVLIGIVYLLLCLTFQVQWVSPAYAIGLALVLVLVLPENAFQLAIFDSILDTSFPIVLVLLTLLLFLEAWLLTTKGANQTSPVLMKSERGKKVGAHELRRLWLVPVVLFLPVQEGIPTFPYWPVFHIGDVTLSPIIVPFGIGVYQFMKGTLPADAVQQTGRQVGIFAGIIMVLTLLSFYFPMFVWITIIVAIIGREALNVYHRMKEKEAAPYFSSRKNGLVIVGVIPNSAAEKMGLAIGEVIVKLNGDKVRTENEFYEALQKNNAFCKLEVLDLQGELRLVNGAIYDDEHYELGVLLITEEVEQMEVESNGGIHS; this is translated from the coding sequence ATGGATATCATAGTAGAAATTGGACGAGGAATAGGCCGTTTTTTCCTCCATCCGCTTACATATGGATTTTTACTCATTGCCTTTACAATTGGATTATCTCGCGTCAAAAAAGAACGAGCGAGTTTCCATTATCGTATTTATGACGTCGTAGACGATGTGAAACTAGCAATTACCGGTGGATTAATTGGTGGACTTTTTCTTTCGCTAGTGACGATTTTATTAGGTGTAACGATTCCCTTAAGTATGATTGTACTAATTGGCATCGTATATCTCCTATTATGTCTCACCTTTCAAGTGCAATGGGTCTCTCCAGCATACGCGATTGGCCTTGCACTCGTACTAGTACTAGTATTACCAGAAAATGCGTTTCAACTAGCAATCTTTGATTCTATTTTAGATACGTCTTTTCCAATCGTATTAGTGTTACTTACGTTGCTTTTATTTTTAGAAGCATGGCTCCTTACAACAAAAGGAGCCAACCAAACATCTCCCGTTTTAATGAAAAGCGAACGGGGTAAAAAAGTAGGTGCACACGAATTAAGACGTCTTTGGTTAGTACCTGTCGTTTTATTTTTACCAGTCCAAGAAGGAATCCCAACATTCCCGTATTGGCCTGTGTTCCATATTGGAGATGTCACATTATCTCCAATCATCGTTCCATTCGGAATTGGTGTGTATCAATTTATGAAAGGAACCTTACCAGCAGATGCCGTGCAACAAACAGGACGTCAAGTCGGCATCTTTGCAGGAATCATCATGGTACTTACCTTACTTAGTTTTTACTTCCCAATGTTTGTTTGGATCACTATTATCGTAGCCATTATCGGACGAGAAGCGCTAAACGTGTATCATCGAATGAAAGAGAAAGAAGCAGCTCCTTACTTTTCTTCTCGAAAAAATGGGTTAGTCATCGTTGGCGTAATCCCAAATTCTGCAGCAGAAAAAATGGGATTAGCAATCGGAGAAGTTATCGTAAAATTGAATGGGGACAAAGTAAGGACGGAAAATGAGTTTTACGAAGCATTGCAAAAAAACAATGCATTCTGTAAATTAGAAGTATTAGACTTACAAGGAGAACTTCGCCTTGTAAACGGTGCAATTTACGATGATGAACATTATGAACTTGGTGTCTTATTAATAACAGAAGAAGTAGAACAAATGGAGGTGGAATCAAATGGGGGTATTCATTCTTAA
- a CDS encoding sugar transferase produces MKVYPVVKRIIDFTLSLIAMLILWPLFLVMAIIIKIDSKGPVFFKQKRVGKNKEYFYILKFRTMRTDTPNDMPTHLLKDPEAFITKSGKFLRKTSLDELPQIINILKGEMSIIGPRPALWNQYDLIAERDKYNANNVYPGLTGWAQINGRDELPIDIKSKLDGQYVEKIGLLFDIKIFLKTIFSVLKSEGVKEGSDGSTKEL; encoded by the coding sequence ATGAAGGTTTATCCAGTAGTTAAAAGGATAATAGATTTTACATTATCTTTGATTGCAATGTTAATTCTTTGGCCATTATTTTTAGTAATGGCCATCATTATAAAAATAGATTCAAAAGGGCCAGTATTTTTTAAACAAAAACGAGTTGGAAAGAATAAAGAGTATTTCTATATATTAAAGTTTAGAACAATGAGAACAGATACACCAAATGATATGCCTACTCATTTACTGAAAGATCCAGAAGCATTCATTACTAAAAGCGGTAAATTTCTTAGGAAAACAAGTTTGGATGAGTTACCTCAAATTATTAACATACTTAAAGGTGAGATGAGTATTATTGGACCGAGACCTGCACTTTGGAATCAATATGATTTAATAGCTGAAAGGGATAAGTATAACGCCAATAATGTTTATCCAGGCCTTACTGGTTGGGCGCAAATTAATGGCAGGGACGAGTTGCCTATAGATATAAAATCTAAATTAGATGGGCAATATGTCGAAAAAATTGGGCTTCTTTTTGATATAAAAATATTTTTAAAAACAATTTTTAGTGTACTTAAAAGTGAAGGGGTTAAAGAAGGTAGTGATGGTTCCACAAAGGAATTGTGA
- a CDS encoding NAD-dependent epimerase/dehydratase family protein yields the protein MKILITGSNSYIGNAFMNWLKQWPDQYEIHSISVRGHEWEGKDFSVYDSVLHVAGIAHVSSDPKMEDLYYQVNRDLAIKVADKSKKDGVKQFVLMSSIIIYGDDNKIGVEKPITEETTPRPTNFYGKSKLESDLAVQKMNCESFKTVIVRTPMVYGPGCKGNFPKLRDISRWCIAFPNIDNKRSMIYIDNLCEFLKLQIDNISDGVFYPQNREYVATKDIIKTFRDIENKRTYCVNLFNPIVRLLSKKIKYINKVFGNKYYDKSISNVHEYNVVDFKESIERSS from the coding sequence ATGAAAATTTTAATAACGGGTTCTAATAGTTATATAGGAAACGCCTTCATGAACTGGCTAAAACAATGGCCGGATCAATATGAAATACATAGTATATCAGTTAGAGGACATGAATGGGAAGGTAAGGATTTTTCTGTTTATGATTCAGTTTTACATGTAGCAGGAATTGCACATGTATCTAGTGATCCCAAAATGGAAGACCTATATTATCAAGTGAATCGTGATTTAGCAATCAAGGTCGCAGATAAATCTAAAAAAGATGGTGTCAAACAATTTGTTTTAATGAGTAGCATTATAATTTATGGTGATGACAATAAAATTGGTGTGGAAAAACCAATTACTGAAGAAACAACTCCTAGACCAACAAATTTTTATGGGAAAAGTAAATTAGAGTCTGATTTAGCAGTACAGAAAATGAATTGCGAAAGTTTTAAAACGGTCATTGTTAGAACGCCGATGGTTTATGGACCAGGGTGTAAAGGGAACTTTCCTAAGCTTAGGGATATTTCTAGATGGTGTATAGCTTTTCCTAACATTGATAATAAAAGAAGTATGATTTATATTGATAATTTATGTGAGTTTTTAAAACTTCAAATAGACAATATTTCTGATGGAGTATTCTATCCGCAAAATCGAGAATATGTGGCAACAAAAGATATCATTAAAACTTTTAGAGATATAGAAAATAAACGAACGTACTGTGTTAACTTATTTAATCCAATAGTCCGATTATTATCAAAGAAAATAAAATATATTAATAAGGTTTTTGGAAATAAATATTATGATAAGTCTATCTCAAATGTTCATGAATATAACGTAGTCGATTTTAAAGAATCAATAGAAAGAAGTAGTTAA
- a CDS encoding DUF2198 family protein yields MGVFILKIVAAVILPLALTVILTRATFNEWVALLIAVGFVGGVFGDMLKVNGEYNMIVVGAASVSLLVGFALSVKLKMKLVKEKKIG; encoded by the coding sequence ATGGGGGTATTCATTCTTAAAATTGTCGCAGCAGTCATTCTTCCACTCGCATTAACGGTAATCTTAACGAGAGCAACCTTTAACGAATGGGTTGCATTATTAATCGCGGTTGGATTTGTTGGCGGTGTATTTGGGGACATGTTAAAAGTAAACGGTGAATATAACATGATTGTCGTTGGAGCAGCATCTGTTTCCTTGTTAGTTGGCTTTGCATTGTCGGTGAAATTGAAAATGAAACTAGTAAAAGAAAAAAAAATTGGGTAA
- a CDS encoding PglD-related sugar-binding protein, whose amino-acid sequence MSNLLIIGAGGHGKVVAEAAELSGEWDTISFLDDRTDVTSVLGFKIVGTLDEYRNFVTDYSNTIVAFGDNEKRLEWIKKLIHAGFDVPIIVHPHASVSKYSSIQLGTVILSRAVVNTGTTLGTGCIVNVSACVDHDCEIGDGVHIGSGAIVRSMCHIESLAVIGAASYVKSSTYLKERFVLPEGKTVGSNGIL is encoded by the coding sequence ATGAGTAACTTACTGATTATCGGTGCAGGTGGTCATGGAAAAGTTGTAGCGGAAGCAGCGGAATTAAGTGGTGAATGGGATACTATTTCTTTTTTAGATGACCGAACAGATGTTACAAGTGTACTAGGTTTTAAGATTGTGGGAACACTAGATGAATATCGAAATTTTGTTACAGATTATTCAAATACCATTGTTGCCTTTGGTGATAATGAAAAACGACTAGAGTGGATTAAGAAATTGATTCACGCGGGATTTGATGTTCCAATTATTGTTCATCCTCATGCATCGGTAAGTAAGTATAGTTCTATTCAGTTAGGGACTGTTATCCTGTCGAGAGCTGTAGTTAATACTGGTACTACGTTAGGAACAGGTTGCATTGTGAATGTCAGTGCATGCGTGGACCATGATTGTGAAATAGGGGATGGAGTACATATTGGATCAGGTGCCATTGTCAGAAGTATGTGTCATATAGAGAGTTTAGCCGTGATAGGTGCTGCTTCTTATGTGAAATCAAGTACATATTTAAAAGAAAGATTTGTATTGCCTGAAGGTAAAACAGTAGGGAGTAATGGAATTTTGTGA
- a CDS encoding murein hydrolase activator EnvC family protein, whose protein sequence is MKRPYKLLTLTAVCTLGLSSLGTTYVPNQVKANQLNDVQQKKQKIQGEISEKNTENTKLEDEATNIRNQIKQLEAQILTTSKKVTAKENEVAATQKEIDQLKAQISELEKRIKERDELLKERMKDIQTNGGAVRYVDVLVAAESFSDFLNKAGALGLIVEQDKDIIETQKKEKQMVEEKETQVADKLVVIEKDLKSLESLNDQLAGQKEEKNKFVAALTEEQKKVQSEIDDLEGEVAALNAQEAEIKEQIRQAEEAARKEAQATAQVAQEKASGGSSAQASVATPSFAAPSSGGFIRPTSGRFSSGFGMRGGRPHNGVDIAAPEGTPIVAAASGRVIASTMGRPGNYGGYGNVVVIRHNLDGKTYDTLYAHMVSRSVSVGQTVSQGQVIGGVGNTGDSQGNHLHFEIHPGGYKNPVNPASFGIN, encoded by the coding sequence TTGAAACGACCATACAAATTACTCACATTAACAGCGGTATGTACATTAGGACTTAGTTCATTAGGCACTACATACGTACCAAATCAAGTAAAAGCCAATCAATTAAACGACGTACAACAAAAGAAGCAAAAAATCCAAGGTGAAATTAGCGAAAAAAATACAGAAAATACTAAACTAGAAGACGAAGCAACGAACATACGAAATCAAATTAAACAACTAGAAGCGCAAATTTTAACAACATCGAAAAAAGTAACGGCGAAAGAAAACGAAGTAGCAGCAACACAAAAGGAAATCGATCAATTAAAAGCGCAAATTAGTGAATTAGAAAAACGAATTAAAGAACGGGACGAACTGTTAAAAGAAAGAATGAAAGACATCCAAACGAACGGTGGCGCTGTTCGATATGTGGACGTATTAGTGGCGGCTGAAAGTTTTTCAGACTTTTTAAATAAAGCGGGCGCACTTGGTTTAATCGTGGAACAAGATAAAGATATTATCGAAACACAAAAGAAAGAAAAACAAATGGTAGAAGAAAAAGAAACACAAGTAGCGGATAAATTAGTCGTAATCGAAAAAGATTTAAAATCATTGGAATCGTTAAATGATCAACTTGCTGGTCAAAAAGAAGAAAAAAATAAATTTGTCGCAGCCTTAACAGAAGAACAAAAGAAAGTGCAAAGTGAAATTGATGACTTAGAAGGAGAAGTGGCTGCGTTGAATGCCCAAGAAGCAGAAATTAAGGAACAAATCCGTCAAGCAGAAGAAGCAGCGCGAAAAGAAGCACAAGCAACGGCGCAAGTTGCCCAAGAAAAAGCAAGTGGCGGTTCTTCTGCACAAGCATCTGTAGCGACACCGTCTTTTGCAGCACCAAGTTCTGGTGGATTTATTCGTCCAACGTCCGGACGTTTCTCCTCTGGATTTGGTATGCGTGGGGGACGACCACATAACGGAGTCGACATCGCTGCACCAGAAGGCACTCCAATCGTGGCAGCAGCATCTGGTCGTGTTATTGCATCGACTATGGGAAGACCAGGAAATTATGGTGGATACGGAAATGTCGTTGTGATTCGTCATAACCTGGACGGAAAAACATATGATACGTTGTATGCGCACATGGTTTCAAGAAGCGTTTCTGTTGGACAAACAGTAAGCCAAGGGCAAGTGATTGGTGGAGTCGGAAATACAGGTGATTCACAAGGAAATCACCTTCATTTCGAAATTCACCCAGGTGGCTACAAAAACCCGGTAAACCCTGCAAGTTTCGGAATAAATTAA
- a CDS encoding polysaccharide biosynthesis protein, with amino-acid sequence MSYRRRLALLVILDSIIVLSAIYVSFWVLHPDLNILKNSTLFISSITLLISHHIFASIYRLYNKAWEYASIGELIAIFKAVTLSILTTALVQFAINSDVYARALVITWMLHMLLIGGSRFIWRVFRDQYIKQTTEKKRTLIIGAGAAGMMVARQMLKNPDGALQPVAFIDDDIKKHRLDFFGVPVVGDVHHIKEAVDRYQVEQIIIAIPSLSKKEIQRIFDACAETKITTKIVPKLEDIITGKVSVNQFRNVEVEDLLGRDPIELDMASISKKLTGKTVLVTGAGGSIGSEICRQVCEFGPEKLVLVGHGENSIYQIHMELHNKYKDSIEIVPVIGDVQDRERMFEVVDKNRPHVIYHAAAHKHVPLMEYNPREAVKNNVFGTKNMAEAADTFGVKNFVLISTDKAVNPPNVMGATKRVAEMVIQSMAQKSETKFVAVRFGNVLGSRGSVIPLFKKQIQAGGPITVTHPEITRYFMTIPEASRLVLQAGALAKGGEIFVLDMGEPVKIVDLAKNLIQLSGYTVDEIGIEFTGLRPGEKMYEELLNENEIHPEQIYPKIYIGKASVQNVSMVISMIEKVQDNPKKLKDYLVEVANVKQEKEPVLSNIH; translated from the coding sequence TTGAGTTATCGAAGAAGATTAGCATTATTGGTCATTCTGGATTCTATTATAGTATTATCGGCAATTTACGTTAGTTTTTGGGTGTTGCACCCGGATTTAAATATTTTAAAAAATTCCACTTTATTCATTAGTTCAATTACACTTCTCATAAGCCACCACATTTTCGCAAGTATTTACCGACTTTACAACAAAGCGTGGGAATATGCCAGTATTGGTGAATTAATTGCTATTTTTAAAGCCGTGACGTTATCGATTTTAACAACGGCTCTCGTTCAGTTTGCAATTAATTCAGATGTGTATGCACGAGCATTAGTGATTACGTGGATGCTACATATGTTATTAATCGGCGGTTCGCGTTTTATTTGGCGTGTATTCCGGGATCAATACATAAAACAAACGACAGAAAAGAAACGAACATTAATTATCGGTGCTGGTGCTGCAGGGATGATGGTAGCCCGACAAATGTTAAAAAATCCAGACGGAGCATTACAACCAGTTGCCTTTATTGATGATGATATCAAAAAACATCGACTTGATTTCTTCGGTGTTCCCGTTGTTGGGGACGTGCATCATATAAAAGAAGCGGTAGATAGATATCAAGTAGAACAAATCATTATTGCCATTCCGTCTTTATCTAAAAAAGAAATACAGCGTATTTTCGATGCATGTGCAGAAACGAAAATTACGACAAAAATTGTCCCAAAATTAGAAGATATTATTACGGGAAAAGTAAGTGTAAACCAATTTCGTAATGTAGAAGTAGAAGATTTACTAGGTCGCGATCCAATCGAGTTAGACATGGCATCGATTTCAAAAAAATTAACTGGCAAAACGGTGCTCGTAACAGGAGCAGGTGGATCGATAGGTTCAGAGATTTGCCGTCAAGTATGCGAATTCGGACCTGAAAAACTCGTATTAGTCGGACATGGTGAAAATAGTATTTATCAAATCCATATGGAATTACATAACAAATACAAAGATTCAATCGAAATTGTGCCAGTCATCGGCGATGTACAAGACCGTGAACGCATGTTTGAAGTAGTAGATAAAAATCGCCCTCACGTTATCTATCACGCTGCAGCTCACAAACACGTTCCCTTAATGGAGTATAATCCTAGGGAAGCAGTAAAAAATAATGTGTTTGGAACAAAAAACATGGCAGAAGCAGCAGATACATTCGGCGTCAAAAACTTTGTTCTCATTTCAACAGACAAAGCAGTCAACCCACCAAACGTGATGGGAGCAACCAAACGTGTGGCAGAAATGGTGATTCAAAGCATGGCACAAAAAAGTGAAACAAAATTTGTAGCAGTACGGTTTGGAAATGTATTAGGAAGTCGTGGAAGTGTGATTCCATTATTTAAAAAACAAATTCAAGCTGGCGGACCTATTACCGTTACTCACCCAGAAATTACTCGTTATTTTATGACGATTCCAGAAGCGTCTCGTTTAGTGTTACAAGCGGGAGCACTTGCAAAGGGTGGAGAAATTTTTGTACTCGATATGGGGGAACCGGTGAAAATTGTAGATCTTGCGAAGAACTTAATTCAATTATCAGGATATACAGTGGATGAAATAGGAATTGAGTTTACTGGATTACGTCCTGGGGAAAAAATGTATGAAGAATTATTGAATGAAAACGAAATCCATCCGGAACAAATTTATCCGAAAATTTATATTGGGAAAGCAAGTGTACAAAATGTGTCCATGGTAATTAGTATGATAGAGAAGGTGCAGGATAATCCTAAGAAGTTAAAAGATTATTTGGTAGAAGTGGCGAATGTGAAACAAGAGAAAGAGCCAGTACTATCGAATATTCATTAA
- a CDS encoding C40 family peptidase, producing MKKTNKFLAITAALTIGFGGLTAVYTEQPVAKANELQQLKNKNAQLEAEVAKVREQIKDLESQINSSQAKIDELNKENERLAKEIEETMAKMEVKKAELGATLQATQKAGKVGMLDVILGGKDFTDTVNRMALVRTLTTDQQEKVEELDNLEDKLQTDKTKVNENLVTLGEELSNLESAKGEHASTLSGVTSEQRAIIAEIEAMEELNRQMAAARAAQAAPQRGGGGGVTGAANEVSYVASSAAPGGGPLSNLGSNWDGTPYRFGGTGSGGIDCSSFTQQVMSANGKSVARTSAAQYAGGQKVDKGSLQPGDIVAFNTGGGGVSHVGVYVGNGQFRHADSTRGVTVSNLNSGYWSGAYVGGARY from the coding sequence ATGAAGAAGACGAATAAATTTTTAGCGATCACAGCAGCACTAACCATCGGATTCGGTGGGTTAACAGCCGTTTACACAGAACAACCAGTAGCAAAAGCAAATGAGCTACAACAATTAAAAAATAAAAATGCACAATTAGAAGCAGAAGTAGCAAAAGTTCGCGAACAAATTAAAGATTTAGAAAGTCAAATCAACAGTTCACAAGCAAAAATAGACGAATTAAATAAAGAAAACGAACGTTTAGCAAAAGAAATCGAAGAAACAATGGCTAAAATGGAAGTGAAAAAAGCAGAGCTAGGTGCAACGTTACAGGCGACACAAAAAGCTGGTAAAGTTGGCATGTTAGATGTCATTTTAGGCGGAAAAGATTTTACTGATACAGTGAATCGTATGGCACTTGTTAGAACGTTAACAACAGATCAACAAGAAAAAGTAGAAGAATTAGATAATTTAGAAGATAAATTACAAACAGATAAAACCAAAGTAAATGAAAACTTAGTAACACTAGGTGAAGAATTAAGTAATTTAGAATCCGCAAAAGGTGAACATGCGTCTACATTAAGCGGTGTAACATCTGAACAACGTGCAATTATTGCAGAAATTGAAGCAATGGAAGAATTAAATCGTCAAATGGCAGCAGCTCGTGCCGCACAAGCAGCTCCACAACGCGGTGGCGGCGGTGGTGTTACTGGCGCAGCAAATGAAGTAAGTTATGTTGCATCTTCTGCAGCACCAGGTGGTGGACCACTTTCTAACTTAGGTTCTAACTGGGACGGTACACCATACCGTTTTGGTGGCACAGGCTCTGGTGGAATCGATTGTAGCTCCTTTACACAACAAGTAATGTCTGCAAATGGTAAAAGTGTAGCACGTACATCAGCTGCACAATATGCAGGTGGTCAAAAGGTCGATAAAGGTAGTCTGCAACCAGGCGATATCGTAGCGTTTAACACAGGTGGTGGTGGTGTTTCTCACGTAGGTGTTTACGTAGGAAACGGTCAATTCCGTCACGCAGATTCTACACGTGGTGTAACGGTGTCTAACTTAAACAGTGGTTACTGGTCAGGCGCTTACGTAGGTGGAGCTCGTTATTAA
- a CDS encoding S41 family peptidase, which translates to MKKRTAIALMMVAFIIGATGMFFAIDWYGKSNISSVSTEKGMSQEDLQKVNDVYRTISGQYVSDVKKDKLVEGAINGMVGSLDDPYTSYMGVKEATQFMESLGSSFQGIGAEVGLIDGKVTIISPIRDTPAEKAGLKPNDTILEIDGTSTDGLSINDAVKKIRGEKGSEVSLKILRVGSKEPFNVNIVRDDIPIITVRSKMEEQNGKKIGIIEITSFSEQTATEFKKELDKLEKEGIDGLVLDVRGNPGGYLTSVEDILAELIPKDKPYVQIEDRNGEKKPYYTSITDKKPYPIIGLIDEGSASASEILAGALKEAGEYKLVGEKSFGKGTVQQTMDLGDGSQLKLTMFKWLTPDGNWIHKKGIEPTVEVKQPDYYYVTHLEVTEPLQIDTNGEQVKNAQQMLAGLGFEPGRTDGYFDEQTKTAVLAFQQQNGLEATGIIDEETASSLESKVIEKIRSKEEDRQLQSAIEMVAE; encoded by the coding sequence ATGAAAAAAAGGACGGCCATAGCGCTCATGATGGTAGCGTTTATCATCGGAGCAACGGGGATGTTTTTTGCAATTGATTGGTACGGCAAATCGAACATTTCATCGGTTTCAACCGAAAAGGGAATGTCACAAGAAGATTTGCAAAAAGTAAACGACGTGTACCGGACCATTTCCGGACAATATGTGTCGGATGTGAAAAAAGACAAGCTCGTGGAAGGCGCTATTAATGGAATGGTCGGTAGCTTAGATGACCCGTATACGAGCTATATGGGCGTAAAAGAAGCAACGCAATTTATGGAATCATTAGGTTCATCTTTTCAAGGGATTGGCGCAGAAGTAGGATTAATTGATGGAAAAGTCACGATTATTTCTCCGATTCGCGACACACCAGCAGAAAAAGCGGGACTAAAACCGAATGATACTATTTTAGAAATTGACGGCACATCAACTGATGGATTAAGTATTAATGATGCAGTGAAAAAAATTCGCGGGGAAAAGGGAAGCGAAGTATCACTAAAAATTTTACGTGTGGGTAGCAAAGAACCATTTAACGTCAATATCGTTCGTGACGATATTCCAATTATCACCGTTCGTTCAAAAATGGAAGAACAAAACGGCAAAAAAATCGGAATCATCGAAATTACATCATTCTCTGAACAAACAGCGACGGAGTTTAAAAAAGAATTAGACAAGCTTGAAAAAGAAGGCATCGACGGATTAGTGTTAGACGTACGCGGTAATCCAGGTGGGTACTTAACAAGTGTAGAAGACATTTTAGCGGAACTAATTCCAAAAGATAAACCATACGTCCAAATTGAAGACCGTAACGGTGAGAAAAAACCGTACTATACATCGATTACAGACAAAAAACCGTACCCAATTATCGGGTTAATTGACGAAGGAAGTGCTTCAGCATCAGAAATTTTAGCAGGTGCGTTAAAAGAAGCAGGCGAATATAAATTAGTCGGGGAAAAATCATTTGGAAAAGGAACGGTTCAACAAACGATGGATCTTGGCGATGGCAGCCAGTTAAAATTAACGATGTTTAAATGGTTAACACCAGACGGAAACTGGATCCATAAAAAAGGAATTGAACCGACAGTAGAAGTAAAACAACCCGATTACTATTATGTGACTCATTTAGAAGTGACTGAACCATTACAAATTGATACAAACGGCGAACAAGTGAAAAACGCGCAACAAATGTTAGCGGGACTTGGCTTTGAACCTGGCCGTACAGACGGATACTTTGACGAACAAACAAAAACAGCTGTACTCGCTTTTCAACAACAGAACGGACTAGAAGCAACAGGAATCATTGACGAAGAAACAGCTAGCTCCTTAGAATCGAAAGTGATCGAAAAAATTCGGTCGAAAGAAGAAGACCGTCAATTACAATCCGCGATTGAAATGGTAGCGGAATAA